A region of the Pseudomonas sp. A34-9 genome:
TCGGATAACCCGCCCGGACTCGCCCAGCCCCGCCGCGCAACCGCCAAAACTGTGGCCGACCACGTCGATCGGCTGGCGAGGAAACTCACGTTGCGCGCGTTTGAGCATCGCTTCGAAATCCAATGCGCCCCAATCTGTCCACGAAGCATCCAAACCTTTGATCGACACGGAACGCGATTCGCCGATGCCGCGGTAATCGTAAGTCATCACGTCGAAATCGTTGGCGAACAGGTAAGCAGCGAAGCGCGAGTAGTGGCGGCAGCGAACAGATGTAGCAGCATTGATGATGACGACTGGGCGCTTGGCTTCGGGCAGGGAATGGCGCCAAGTAAAACCGCCCAGTACAAAGCCGTCGGCGGCTGACTCTTTGAAGGGAGCGCTGCCGATGGCTATGTCTGGCGAAAACGCGGTGCTGCATGAGTTCATGTGACTTGGCCTTGGCGAGCGAGGACGGGTCGAGAATGAACTCCAGAGAGGGGCCAACGCAATCATTTGGAACGTAGTGCGTTCCGAATCACTTAGTGAGGGCCATTTCAATATTCGTGACGCACTGCGTCACGAATTGGATAAATCACGACGCAGTCTCTTTCGCACCCACGTCAAGTTCAAATCATTCTAAAACGCGACCCTCCTTTGCCAAATCCAATAAAGAGTAATGGTTGGGTTCTACACGAACCCGGGAGTCGTGATCATGAAACGCGTTATTTCATTCATGCTGCCCATCGCCGCAGTCGTCGCATTGTTGTTTCCGGTGATGTTGCAGGCAGCCAGTCTTGAGCCCATCGACAGTGCGGGCGTGCAAGTTCAGCAGCAACAACAGAACGGCGTCGCTTATCTGGCCGGCGGGATCGGTGAGGATGAGGCCAAGGCTATTCAACAAAGCAGCGGTTACAACCTGCACATGACGTTCGCTGTAGGCGCGCAAGACGAGTACACCGCTGACGTCGACGTGATGATTCAAAAGTCGCCAGGGCAAACCGTACTGACGCTTAATAAAACCGGTCCACTGGTGTACGTACAACTTCCACCTGGCAAGTACACGGTGGTGGCTACTCGCAACGGCGAAACACGGCACGACGTGACAGATGTCGGCAGTGGCACGGCGCGCAATCTGGTGTTCCACTGGAATGACGCGGGATAGCGATGGATGTGATTGCAAGGCCGAGGCGCGGGTACAATCCCGCGCCTCATATTGTGTGATGTAAGGAAACGCGGGTTTGAAAGGGATTTTGCGTGCTGTTTGGGTCATCGGCCTGGTCTTGCAGTTGAGCGGCTGCGGAACGTTTATCGGGCGTTTGAATGACGGTTTGTCCGATGCTCAGTATTACCGAGGGGTTGATGGCAACCTTCATCTGTTGGGTGTGCGAGGGGGCGGCAGCGATGGCATGCCGGCGGCGATCGTCTGTTACATGATGATTGTCTGCCCGCTCATCACCGTCGTATCCCTGCCAGTGGACGCCGCTCTGGACACGGTTCTGCTGCCTGTCGATTACATCAATACGCTTTAGGTTTTCTTTGCGCGGCGTTTGCGCTTCGGTGTGCTCAAGGGCTCTTGTACCTTGCGATAAATCCACAGCCCGAACACGCCTGCCGCCAGTAGAAACACTGTGCCGACGCTCTGCCAGACAAACTCGAACCAAAACCGCCGAGGTTGCAGGGCCAGGGTGTAAGTGCTGCGCGGGCCACGATTGTTGGTGGTGATCGAGCCGCTGATCCAGCTGTCGATCAGCATCCAGATCGATGCGCCGATGGCGAAGGCAATCAGCACGGCAACGAGAACAGTCAGCCAGTAAGTCACCCGACTTGGCCGATAGGGCGGCGGATGGGGCAGAGGGACGCGGGTTTTCCTTTGATTCATGACGCTTGGGACCTGTTTCCGGCATTGATGAACTGCGCTATCTCCCTCGCCAATTGCACTGCGCGCGGCGGGTTTTCCCGGAGCCACGTTGATACCGCGTGGTCGCACCCCGGCAGCACGATTTTTCTGAATTGATTGGGGGCCAGACTCTTTTCAATGGCCTCGATGACCTCATAGGGAATGGCGCTATTGATCAAGCGCTCGCCCATTTGCTGCGTTCCGGCAGAGGTACCGGGAATCCCGCCAAACGCGGTTGATCGAAGGCCATCATATTCGCCGATCACCAGCAAGACCTTCCCGTCGAACGTGCGCAGGAAATCCAGCGATGGCGAATCGAGAAAACCGTTAGGCACCGAAATCGCGCTCTTGAAGGGTGACCCAAACGGTTGCTGCCAGGCCG
Encoded here:
- a CDS encoding carboxypeptidase regulatory-like domain-containing protein; translated protein: MKRVISFMLPIAAVVALLFPVMLQAASLEPIDSAGVQVQQQQQNGVAYLAGGIGEDEAKAIQQSSGYNLHMTFAVGAQDEYTADVDVMIQKSPGQTVLTLNKTGPLVYVQLPPGKYTVVATRNGETRHDVTDVGSGTARNLVFHWNDAG
- a CDS encoding YceK/YidQ family lipoprotein, with amino-acid sequence MKGILRAVWVIGLVLQLSGCGTFIGRLNDGLSDAQYYRGVDGNLHLLGVRGGGSDGMPAAIVCYMMIVCPLITVVSLPVDAALDTVLLPVDYINTL